Proteins co-encoded in one Streptomyces sp. JH34 genomic window:
- a CDS encoding ATP-binding protein translates to MAFVVAQEVPTSSSMAVPHGPAGVGQARHRMREQLRSNGVSDTVVDDAVLILSELLSNACRHGRPLGKHTEMGDGDIRAAWRVDRRGDLTVEVTDGGGPTRPVPSTPSVTARGGRGLNIISALAQKWGVRDDTVGEVTVWALVSSGRHGHGGFPTAAPGPARPSRRGRPGLDGLHGMSGFGSLDGLELADVLDAFDDAG, encoded by the coding sequence GTGGCGTTTGTGGTGGCACAGGAAGTGCCGACGTCGTCGAGCATGGCCGTACCCCATGGCCCTGCGGGCGTGGGTCAGGCGCGGCACCGTATGCGTGAGCAACTGCGCAGCAACGGAGTCTCGGACACCGTGGTCGACGACGCTGTACTGATCCTTTCCGAACTGCTCAGCAACGCCTGCCGGCACGGCAGGCCGCTGGGCAAGCACACGGAGATGGGCGACGGCGACATCCGCGCCGCGTGGCGCGTGGACCGACGTGGCGACCTGACCGTCGAGGTCACGGACGGCGGCGGGCCGACCAGGCCGGTCCCCTCCACACCGTCGGTCACGGCGCGCGGCGGACGCGGACTGAACATCATCAGCGCCCTGGCCCAGAAGTGGGGGGTGCGGGACGACACGGTCGGCGAGGTCACCGTCTGGGCCCTGGTCTCCTCGGGCCGGCACGGACACGGCGGCTTCCCGACGGCGGCCCCGGGTCCCGCGAGGCCCTCCCGCCGTGGGCGACCAGGGCTGGACGGGCTGCACGGCATGAGCGGTTTCGGCTCGCTCGACGGTCTGGAGCTCGCCGACGTTCTCGACGCCTTCGACGACGCGGGCTGA
- a CDS encoding DUF5926 family protein — protein sequence MAKKRPQSKAGKPQLKDGEIPVVGAREPCPCGSGRRYKACHGRAAAQAVTELVQRPFEGIAGECDWIALRELVPAATVELTLKGGLPEGVPSVSLATVLPMAWPALRRDDGSVLLALQNDTSSGDLSRDLADTLQRALEAEPGSPVAARRVPADGPRLQDVLDPDAAFEPAVHSGFEFWVPDAENATAEVSASLERANAAAIPTTRLAGVDAAYWCETPEKNHLRWVMPHPEEQLLDALARLHAAGTSSLGEGTRLVGSFRAHGLMVPVWDLPSAMGAEECEKPAAQFAERLVEALASDVPLTGEERRARGGLTNRQVTLS from the coding sequence ATGGCCAAGAAGCGCCCTCAGTCCAAGGCCGGGAAGCCGCAGCTCAAGGACGGTGAAATCCCGGTCGTAGGAGCTCGTGAGCCCTGCCCGTGCGGTTCGGGCCGCCGTTACAAGGCATGTCACGGACGCGCCGCCGCCCAGGCCGTGACCGAACTGGTCCAGCGTCCCTTCGAGGGAATCGCAGGGGAGTGCGACTGGATCGCGCTGCGCGAGCTGGTCCCCGCCGCCACCGTCGAGCTGACGCTGAAGGGCGGTCTTCCCGAGGGCGTGCCGTCCGTGTCGCTCGCCACGGTGCTGCCGATGGCCTGGCCGGCGCTCCGCCGGGACGACGGCTCGGTCCTGCTCGCGCTGCAGAACGACACCTCGTCCGGCGACCTCAGCCGTGATCTCGCGGACACGCTGCAGCGCGCCCTGGAGGCCGAGCCCGGTTCGCCGGTGGCCGCCCGCCGGGTACCCGCCGACGGCCCGCGCCTGCAGGACGTCCTCGACCCCGACGCCGCGTTCGAGCCCGCCGTGCACTCCGGCTTCGAATTCTGGGTCCCCGACGCGGAGAACGCCACGGCGGAGGTGTCCGCCTCCCTGGAGCGCGCCAACGCGGCGGCCATCCCGACCACCCGGCTCGCCGGAGTGGACGCGGCCTACTGGTGCGAGACGCCGGAGAAGAACCACCTGCGCTGGGTGATGCCTCACCCCGAGGAGCAGCTGCTCGACGCCTTGGCCCGGCTGCACGCGGCGGGGACCTCCTCGCTCGGCGAGGGGACCCGCCTGGTGGGGTCCTTCCGCGCCCACGGGCTGATGGTCCCGGTGTGGGACCTGCCGAGCGCGATGGGTGCCGAGGAGTGCGAGAAGCCCGCGGCGCAGTTCGCGGAGCGGCTCGTCGAGGCCCTCGCCTCGGACGTTCCGCTGACGGGCGAGGAGCGCCGTGCACGTGGTGGGCTCACCAACCGACAAGTGACGCTCAGCTGA
- a CDS encoding bifunctional DNA primase/polymerase has translation MREILGRRRRRRPRRKGSSAQLDAALICATAWKWPVLPGAGLATGAVRGERGRGCACPDPECAVPGAHPFDPGLLAATTDARMVRWWWTNRPSAPVVLATGGQAPCALSLPAVAGAVALTALDGMGLRLGPVVATPTRWSLLVAPYTLERLGEMLHAKDRVPSSLRFHGEGGYLVLPPSEVGAGQVRWERAPEAGNAVPWLPDVESVLDALVEASNSAPDGGSRLTY, from the coding sequence ATGCGCGAGATCCTCGGAAGGCGACGCAGGCGACGGCCCCGGCGCAAGGGAAGTTCCGCCCAGCTCGACGCGGCGCTGATCTGTGCCACCGCTTGGAAGTGGCCCGTGCTCCCCGGAGCAGGGCTGGCGACGGGAGCCGTACGCGGCGAACGCGGCCGCGGCTGTGCCTGTCCCGACCCCGAGTGCGCCGTACCCGGCGCGCACCCCTTCGATCCAGGGCTCCTCGCGGCGACCACCGACGCCCGCATGGTGCGCTGGTGGTGGACCAACCGGCCCAGCGCCCCCGTCGTCCTGGCCACCGGTGGTCAGGCACCCTGCGCGCTGAGCCTGCCGGCCGTCGCGGGCGCCGTGGCGCTGACCGCCCTCGACGGCATGGGGCTGCGGCTCGGCCCCGTGGTGGCGACGCCCACCAGGTGGTCGCTGCTTGTCGCCCCCTACACCCTGGAACGCCTGGGCGAAATGCTGCACGCCAAGGACCGGGTGCCCAGCTCGCTGCGGTTCCACGGGGAGGGCGGCTACCTCGTCCTGCCTCCGTCCGAGGTGGGTGCGGGGCAGGTGCGCTGGGAGCGCGCGCCGGAGGCCGGGAACGCCGTGCCGTGGCTCCCGGATGTGGAATCCGTCCTGGACGCGCTCGTCGAGGCGAGCAACAGCGCGCCGGACGGCGGCAGTCGGCTCACGTACTGA